A genomic region of Glycine max cultivar Williams 82 chromosome 15, Glycine_max_v4.0, whole genome shotgun sequence contains the following coding sequences:
- the LOC100800884 gene encoding uncharacterized protein isoform X1: MSLLAKLRCVTIDVTGTLMAYKGELGDYYCMAAKAAGKPCPDYQRMHEGFKLAYKEMAKNYPCFGHAAKMPNIVWWKTCVRDSFVRAGYEYDEETFEKIFRRIYASFGSSAPYTVFPDSQPFLRWLRGEGLKVGIVSNAEYRYQDVILPALGLNEGSEWDFGVFSGLEGVEKPNPKIYEIALERAGNIAPEEALHIGDSMRKDYEPAKSIGMHALLLDRFKTPDAVEWRKSGAVVLPDLLAAKEWLSSDKSNC; this comes from the exons ATGTCATTATTGGCTAAACTACGTTGTGTCACTATAGATGTCACTGGTACCCTAATGGCTTACAAAGGGGAGCTCGGTGACTATTATTGCATGGCAGCCAAAGCTGCAGGCAAACCATGCCCAGACTACCAACGTATGCACGAGGGTTTTAAGCTTGCATATAAGGAAATGGCAAAGAATTATCCATGTTTTGGGCATGCAGCCAAAATGCCAAACATTGTGTGGTGGAAAACCTGTGTGCGAGATTCTTTTGTCAGG GCTGGATATGAATATGATGAAGAGACATTTGAGAAAATCTTCAGACGTATATATGCATCCTTTGGTTCATCTGCTCCGTATACTGTATTTCCAGACTCCCAACCATTTCTTAGATGGCTTCGTGGAGAGGGTCTCAAAGTTGGTATTGTGAGCAATGCTGAGTATCGATATCAAGATGTAATTCTTCCAGCTTTGGGTTTAAACGAG GGATCTGAGTGGGATTTTGGCGTGTTTTCCGGCCTTGAAGGTGTCGAGAAACCAAACCCGAAAATTTACGAGATTGCACTTGAGAGGGCTGGAAACATTGCACCTGAAGAAGCTTTGCACATTGGGGACAGCATGCGCAAAGACTATGAGCCAGCTAAGAGCATAGGGATGCATGCACTATTGTTGGATAGGTTTAAGACCCCAGATGCTGTGGAATGGAGGAAATCTGGGGCAGTTGTTCTTCCTGATTTATTGGCAGCAAAAGAATGGCTGTCTTCAGATAAGTCAAATTGCTAG